In Candidatus Kaelpia imicola, the following proteins share a genomic window:
- a CDS encoding UTP--glucose-1-phosphate uridylyltransferase, whose protein sequence is MKKIRQLLTAIIISLGVINIAFIDLSIMSAKTITKITRRSRTAGSQLEIYVPTVSSYEENLAIQRLIAHGYDPELAQRIHNEYAAGERPLVYLEKHGSNTGVVMRYDDGYVIDLSSLAEEYLAKGIEIIQRGGLAIIVLKGGAAMRWVGGGVDKGIVPMVFMPDGSRMSLVELHLRQIKEAGEKFGGKIQVVMSNSYLNNSTTAQYLEEHGSFGLPGDIVSTVDVGIGHRLIPNPKDLQAEFDRREEGMRGWERLVALSLLATEQRMVQGWVDTAKAEGAENPYMYQPLGMNQNTKLHPLGHFQVLPAMFLGGQLRELIDEGVEYLMIFNVDNLFNLEDMGVDIRPEVIGFMEAEGKSIATEFTDRGSDVGGVLAQVTKTDEDGNTSTRHMVLEGITSDPLVEAERDLDLINTATHYISIDGLLRAFGFESKEDFLSSSEETIRMRVAETVEKVERHTTIKRVSELLPDGREYNMPAVQVEQLLQDLVLLLGEEDWQPIYTPRIGEDGRFEPLKGLDTLTEIRTREGTIGAVGSDFLSNNPAAIVEIIKSSPLDEVNNVSDIELFSALNYNELLQVTEQLRVFSREDTTTHFQKLRSSMYLYVIFLDYLPDAAISEGMDLRGGVPTVNMLKAWVDATGTDDFMALESVLFDAYMAEPSLTMSSWLAQVHRRLTRETRQDQVEESMEENLSEFLGEIPYTLDQYEEHVNVGGDNAELKARLMEGSAIDANIGVRVELDSTVGSDVFGIAMDYPEGSHVINSAMYLRLEDPLTQTTSIEPPITVVVRKITDGPIVRLTSVDMGQSKEYGSWEELRDITSDDLGLLKAGLLATGVIPLEPLWKMEEAGSYLRDEMGLELSGAALEKFLWRPSEDMRRELRNTLRKNGIDDATIEAQTDVLFRDYVVGLDVILESFFDGEEGCGIEVITYVKDCAMGSGLAISSSLAAGLGSALLQFRGAIDLEGDPENYNFKEHAVAVAMRMEWLGISGGGYQDMAAIWGGMHEITVIEETDPNASTRAELIPHYETIDLSPEAKRLLEDSIVIAHLGMAQPVGPMLDILTDTYYLRRNWDSRKDSERLYDRQIELLKQLNEVAPSAMRGNRNDYEKAMNILREFATNMEDDYDNRRDLVPEATNTYGDEVFRKLEERFPAGLWGYNTTGCRAGAGTVFVIDPQIRDEFGQELVRICEEVKAELNGAFRISYDVKIYDWRIADEGVVLDVLSPEDTNLRIDWLEMARDIIFKMKNVRGR, encoded by the coding sequence ATGAAGAAGATAAGACAACTACTTACAGCCATTATTATTTCTCTTGGAGTTATCAATATTGCTTTTATAGATCTATCTATTATGTCGGCTAAGACTATAACAAAGATTACCCGTAGGTCAAGAACTGCAGGCTCTCAATTGGAAATATATGTTCCAACAGTTTCATCGTATGAAGAAAATTTAGCCATTCAGAGACTTATTGCACACGGATATGACCCGGAATTAGCTCAACGGATTCATAATGAATATGCTGCAGGAGAGAGACCTTTGGTGTACCTAGAAAAGCATGGAAGTAATACAGGGGTTGTAATGAGATATGATGATGGTTATGTTATAGATTTAAGTAGTTTAGCAGAAGAGTATTTAGCTAAAGGTATAGAGATAATTCAACGAGGGGGTTTAGCTATAATAGTTTTAAAAGGCGGAGCAGCTATGCGCTGGGTTGGCGGCGGTGTTGATAAAGGTATTGTTCCAATGGTATTTATGCCGGATGGAAGCCGTATGTCTCTTGTAGAGTTACACTTAAGGCAGATTAAAGAAGCAGGGGAAAAGTTTGGCGGCAAGATACAGGTTGTGATGTCTAATAGTTATTTAAATAATAGTACCACAGCGCAATATTTAGAAGAGCATGGTTCTTTTGGATTACCAGGAGATATTGTTAGTACAGTTGATGTCGGAATTGGTCATAGGCTTATTCCTAACCCTAAAGATTTACAGGCTGAGTTTGATAGGCGTGAAGAAGGTATGAGAGGTTGGGAGCGACTGGTTGCCCTATCTCTCCTAGCGACCGAGCAAAGGATGGTTCAGGGTTGGGTTGATACAGCAAAGGCAGAAGGCGCAGAGAATCCTTATATGTATCAGCCTTTAGGTATGAATCAGAATACAAAATTACATCCTTTAGGCCATTTTCAGGTTTTACCAGCAATGTTCTTAGGTGGGCAGCTAAGAGAGCTTATAGATGAAGGAGTAGAGTATCTAATGATATTCAACGTTGATAACCTCTTTAACTTAGAGGATATGGGTGTAGATATACGACCTGAAGTTATTGGATTTATGGAAGCAGAAGGTAAGTCGATAGCAACAGAGTTTACTGATAGAGGTTCTGATGTTGGTGGTGTTTTAGCTCAAGTTACCAAGACAGATGAAGATGGTAATACTTCGACAAGACATATGGTATTAGAGGGTATAACCAGCGACCCTTTAGTTGAGGCAGAGCGTGATTTGGACCTTATAAATACAGCTACTCATTATATAAGCATCGATGGATTATTAAGAGCGTTTGGTTTTGAAAGCAAAGAGGATTTCTTGTCTTCTTCTGAGGAGACGATACGTATGCGTGTTGCCGAGACAGTGGAAAAAGTGGAGAGGCATACTACTATTAAAAGAGTCTCAGAGTTATTACCTGATGGGAGAGAATACAATATGCCTGCAGTACAGGTTGAGCAACTACTTCAAGATCTCGTGCTTCTTTTAGGTGAGGAGGATTGGCAGCCTATATACACTCCGCGTATTGGAGAGGACGGTAGGTTTGAGCCTTTAAAAGGCTTAGATACTTTGACCGAGATAAGGACAAGAGAAGGTACTATAGGAGCAGTTGGTTCTGATTTTTTAAGCAATAATCCAGCTGCTATAGTTGAAATTATTAAAAGTTCTCCGCTTGATGAAGTAAATAATGTAAGTGATATAGAGCTGTTCTCTGCGTTAAATTATAATGAGTTACTTCAGGTTACAGAACAGCTTAGGGTTTTTTCAAGAGAAGATACTACTACACATTTTCAAAAGCTGCGTTCCTCTATGTATCTCTATGTTATATTCTTGGACTATCTTCCAGATGCAGCTATAAGCGAAGGTATGGATCTTAGAGGTGGTGTGCCTACTGTAAATATGCTTAAAGCTTGGGTTGATGCTACAGGCACTGATGATTTCATGGCCTTAGAGAGCGTGCTCTTTGATGCATATATGGCGGAGCCATCTCTAACAATGTCCTCATGGTTAGCTCAGGTTCATAGACGTTTAACGCGTGAGACAAGACAGGACCAAGTTGAGGAATCTATGGAAGAGAATCTAAGTGAATTTTTAGGTGAAATACCTTACACCTTAGATCAATATGAGGAACATGTGAATGTCGGAGGAGATAATGCTGAGCTAAAAGCTAGGCTGATGGAAGGTTCAGCTATAGATGCTAATATTGGAGTTAGAGTCGAACTAGATAGTACTGTTGGGTCTGATGTCTTTGGAATAGCAATGGACTATCCTGAAGGTTCTCACGTTATTAATAGCGCTATGTATTTAAGGTTAGAAGATCCTTTAACCCAAACTACAAGTATAGAGCCTCCTATCACAGTAGTTGTAAGAAAGATAACAGATGGACCTATTGTGCGTTTAACTTCAGTTGATATGGGTCAGAGTAAAGAGTATGGAAGCTGGGAAGAGCTACGAGATATTACAAGCGATGATTTAGGATTACTTAAGGCAGGGTTGTTGGCTACAGGAGTAATTCCACTTGAACCTCTTTGGAAGATGGAGGAAGCAGGTAGCTATCTTAGAGATGAGATGGGACTTGAGCTTTCTGGTGCTGCATTAGAGAAGTTTCTCTGGCGGCCCAGTGAAGATATGAGAAGAGAATTGAGAAATACGCTCCGCAAAAATGGTATTGATGATGCGACTATAGAGGCTCAGACAGATGTACTCTTTAGAGATTATGTAGTGGGCTTAGATGTGATATTAGAGTCTTTCTTTGATGGAGAAGAAGGATGTGGTATTGAAGTTATAACTTATGTTAAAGATTGTGCTATGGGTTCCGGGCTTGCTATCAGTAGTTCTCTTGCAGCCGGACTTGGTTCTGCGTTGTTACAGTTCCGTGGAGCTATTGATCTTGAAGGAGACCCTGAAAATTACAACTTTAAAGAGCATGCTGTGGCAGTAGCTATGAGAATGGAGTGGCTTGGTATAAGCGGTGGTGGATATCAAGATATGGCAGCAATCTGGGGCGGAATGCATGAGATAACAGTAATTGAAGAGACTGATCCCAATGCATCAACAAGAGCTGAACTTATACCTCATTATGAGACTATAGATCTTAGTCCTGAAGCAAAAAGATTGCTTGAAGATTCGATTGTGATTGCACACCTTGGCATGGCTCAACCTGTTGGACCTATGCTCGATATTCTTACAGATACTTATTATTTAAGACGAAATTGGGATAGCAGAAAAGACTCAGAGAGATTATACGATAGACAGATAGAATTATTAAAACAGTTAAACGAAGTAGCTCCAAGTGCGATGAGAGGTAATCGTAACGATTATGAGAAAGCTATGAATATCTTAAGAGAGTTTGCAACTAATATGGAAGATGATTATGATAATAGACGTGATCTTGTTCCAGAAGCTACGAATACATATGGAGACGAAGTATTTAGAAAATTAGAAGAGAGATTTCCTGCCGGTCTTTGGGGTTACAATACTACAGGGTGCCGTGCTGGTGCAGGAACTGTATTTGTTATTGACCCTCAAATAAGAGATGAGTTTGGTCAGGAATTAGTACGTATCTGTGAAGAAGTTAAAGCAGAACTTAATGGAGCGTTTAGAATATCATATGATGTAAAGATTTATGATTGGAGAATAGCCGATGAAGGCGTTGTCCTAGACGTTCTCTCTCCAGAAGATACTAACTTACGTATAGATTGGCTTGAGATGGCACGGGATATCATCTTTAAGATGAAGAACGTGAGAGGAAGATAA